The proteins below come from a single Acinonyx jubatus isolate Ajub_Pintada_27869175 chromosome A1, VMU_Ajub_asm_v1.0, whole genome shotgun sequence genomic window:
- the TNFAIP8 gene encoding tumor necrosis factor alpha-induced protein 8 isoform X4, which translates to MLSKPPCLLFQCKVATDVFNSKNLAVQAQKKILGKMVSKSIATTLIDDTSSEVLDELYRVTKEYTQNKKEAEKIIKNLIKTVIKLAILYRNNQFNQDELALMEKFKKKVHQLAMTVVSFHQVEYTFDRNVLSRLLNECRELLHQIIQRHLTAKSHGRVNNVFDHFSDCDFLAALYNPFGNFKPHLQKLCDGVNKMLDEENI; encoded by the coding sequence TGGCCACAGATGTCTTCAATTCCAAAAACCTGGCCGTGCAGGCGCAAAAGAAGATCTTGGGGAAAATGGTGTCCAAATCCATTGCCACCACCCTCATCGACGACACGAGCAGCGAAGTCCTGGATGAGCTCTACCGAGTGACCAAAGAGTACACCCAGAACAAGAAAGAGGCGGAGAAAATCATCAAGAACCTCATCAAAACAGTCATCAAGCTGGCCATTCTCTACAGGAACAACCAGTTTAATCAAGATGAGCTGGCGCTGATGGAGAAATTTAAGAAGAAGGTTCACCAGCTCGCCATGACCGTGGTCAGCTTCCATCAGGTGGAGTACACCTTTGACCGCAACGTGTTGTCCCGGCTGCTGAATGAATGCAGAGAGCTGCTGCACCAGATCATCCAGCGTCACCTCACGGCCAAGTCACACGGACGGGTTAATAACGTCTTCGACCATTTCTCAGATTGCGATTTTTTAGCTGCCTTATATAACCCCTTTGGAAATTTCAAGCCCCACCTACAAAAACTCTGTGACGGCGTGAACAAAATGCTGGATGAGGAGAACATTTGA
- the TNFAIP8 gene encoding tumor necrosis factor alpha-induced protein 8 isoform X6, with translation MATDVFNSKNLAVQAQKKILGKMVSKSIATTLIDDTSSEVLDELYRVTKEYTQNKKEAEKIIKNLIKTVIKLAILYRNNQFNQDELALMEKFKKKVHQLAMTVVSFHQVEYTFDRNVLSRLLNECRELLHQIIQRHLTAKSHGRVNNVFDHFSDCDFLAALYNPFGNFKPHLQKLCDGVNKMLDEENI, from the coding sequence TGGCCACAGATGTCTTCAATTCCAAAAACCTGGCCGTGCAGGCGCAAAAGAAGATCTTGGGGAAAATGGTGTCCAAATCCATTGCCACCACCCTCATCGACGACACGAGCAGCGAAGTCCTGGATGAGCTCTACCGAGTGACCAAAGAGTACACCCAGAACAAGAAAGAGGCGGAGAAAATCATCAAGAACCTCATCAAAACAGTCATCAAGCTGGCCATTCTCTACAGGAACAACCAGTTTAATCAAGATGAGCTGGCGCTGATGGAGAAATTTAAGAAGAAGGTTCACCAGCTCGCCATGACCGTGGTCAGCTTCCATCAGGTGGAGTACACCTTTGACCGCAACGTGTTGTCCCGGCTGCTGAATGAATGCAGAGAGCTGCTGCACCAGATCATCCAGCGTCACCTCACGGCCAAGTCACACGGACGGGTTAATAACGTCTTCGACCATTTCTCAGATTGCGATTTTTTAGCTGCCTTATATAACCCCTTTGGAAATTTCAAGCCCCACCTACAAAAACTCTGTGACGGCGTGAACAAAATGCTGGATGAGGAGAACATTTGA
- the TNFAIP8 gene encoding tumor necrosis factor alpha-induced protein 8 isoform X3, with product MGAEKCNPKIQGYFCDLATDVFNSKNLAVQAQKKILGKMVSKSIATTLIDDTSSEVLDELYRVTKEYTQNKKEAEKIIKNLIKTVIKLAILYRNNQFNQDELALMEKFKKKVHQLAMTVVSFHQVEYTFDRNVLSRLLNECRELLHQIIQRHLTAKSHGRVNNVFDHFSDCDFLAALYNPFGNFKPHLQKLCDGVNKMLDEENI from the coding sequence TGGCCACAGATGTCTTCAATTCCAAAAACCTGGCCGTGCAGGCGCAAAAGAAGATCTTGGGGAAAATGGTGTCCAAATCCATTGCCACCACCCTCATCGACGACACGAGCAGCGAAGTCCTGGATGAGCTCTACCGAGTGACCAAAGAGTACACCCAGAACAAGAAAGAGGCGGAGAAAATCATCAAGAACCTCATCAAAACAGTCATCAAGCTGGCCATTCTCTACAGGAACAACCAGTTTAATCAAGATGAGCTGGCGCTGATGGAGAAATTTAAGAAGAAGGTTCACCAGCTCGCCATGACCGTGGTCAGCTTCCATCAGGTGGAGTACACCTTTGACCGCAACGTGTTGTCCCGGCTGCTGAATGAATGCAGAGAGCTGCTGCACCAGATCATCCAGCGTCACCTCACGGCCAAGTCACACGGACGGGTTAATAACGTCTTCGACCATTTCTCAGATTGCGATTTTTTAGCTGCCTTATATAACCCCTTTGGAAATTTCAAGCCCCACCTACAAAAACTCTGTGACGGCGTGAACAAAATGCTGGATGAGGAGAACATTTGA
- the TNFAIP8 gene encoding tumor necrosis factor alpha-induced protein 8 isoform X8, with amino-acid sequence MVSKSIATTLIDDTSSEVLDELYRVTKEYTQNKKEAEKIIKNLIKTVIKLAILYRNNQFNQDELALMEKFKKKVHQLAMTVVSFHQVEYTFDRNVLSRLLNECRELLHQIIQRHLTAKSHGRVNNVFDHFSDCDFLAALYNPFGNFKPHLQKLCDGVNKMLDEENI; translated from the coding sequence ATGGTGTCCAAATCCATTGCCACCACCCTCATCGACGACACGAGCAGCGAAGTCCTGGATGAGCTCTACCGAGTGACCAAAGAGTACACCCAGAACAAGAAAGAGGCGGAGAAAATCATCAAGAACCTCATCAAAACAGTCATCAAGCTGGCCATTCTCTACAGGAACAACCAGTTTAATCAAGATGAGCTGGCGCTGATGGAGAAATTTAAGAAGAAGGTTCACCAGCTCGCCATGACCGTGGTCAGCTTCCATCAGGTGGAGTACACCTTTGACCGCAACGTGTTGTCCCGGCTGCTGAATGAATGCAGAGAGCTGCTGCACCAGATCATCCAGCGTCACCTCACGGCCAAGTCACACGGACGGGTTAATAACGTCTTCGACCATTTCTCAGATTGCGATTTTTTAGCTGCCTTATATAACCCCTTTGGAAATTTCAAGCCCCACCTACAAAAACTCTGTGACGGCGTGAACAAAATGCTGGATGAGGAGAACATTTGA
- the TNFAIP8 gene encoding tumor necrosis factor alpha-induced protein 8 isoform X5 has protein sequence MLKLVATDVFNSKNLAVQAQKKILGKMVSKSIATTLIDDTSSEVLDELYRVTKEYTQNKKEAEKIIKNLIKTVIKLAILYRNNQFNQDELALMEKFKKKVHQLAMTVVSFHQVEYTFDRNVLSRLLNECRELLHQIIQRHLTAKSHGRVNNVFDHFSDCDFLAALYNPFGNFKPHLQKLCDGVNKMLDEENI, from the coding sequence TGGCCACAGATGTCTTCAATTCCAAAAACCTGGCCGTGCAGGCGCAAAAGAAGATCTTGGGGAAAATGGTGTCCAAATCCATTGCCACCACCCTCATCGACGACACGAGCAGCGAAGTCCTGGATGAGCTCTACCGAGTGACCAAAGAGTACACCCAGAACAAGAAAGAGGCGGAGAAAATCATCAAGAACCTCATCAAAACAGTCATCAAGCTGGCCATTCTCTACAGGAACAACCAGTTTAATCAAGATGAGCTGGCGCTGATGGAGAAATTTAAGAAGAAGGTTCACCAGCTCGCCATGACCGTGGTCAGCTTCCATCAGGTGGAGTACACCTTTGACCGCAACGTGTTGTCCCGGCTGCTGAATGAATGCAGAGAGCTGCTGCACCAGATCATCCAGCGTCACCTCACGGCCAAGTCACACGGACGGGTTAATAACGTCTTCGACCATTTCTCAGATTGCGATTTTTTAGCTGCCTTATATAACCCCTTTGGAAATTTCAAGCCCCACCTACAAAAACTCTGTGACGGCGTGAACAAAATGCTGGATGAGGAGAACATTTGA